In Sander vitreus isolate 19-12246 chromosome 7, sanVit1, whole genome shotgun sequence, a genomic segment contains:
- the gpkow gene encoding G-patch domain and KOW motifs-containing protein, translating to MASHGEETGSPKSVVSGVQIERKPTAVSFGFTKTVSKFKPSTGDAAVKRDDRDYLTGIDRKELQSSKPSEKPKELIIPLIQKNRWHRPDRAGQSVECNVSGGKAQETTQANDSVESQAVKELIEDSRRQLEQWQNGPQSESNPNLAIPLLMQNKVPDGFEDGDHVKVDLRPESSTEADYDSVPVEAYGLAMLKGMGWNKEEGIGRTFKQHVKPIEHQLRPKGLGLGADRSAIKDLEPTRHKRPPKPGEEREKEEELVMGPGGCVLVESGAHKDLYGKIEGVDADNARVVVKLAIGGRSATISQYAIKLVGRQEYDKNSKDLSRLGKAHKDKEKEKEQQRREEKERRSNGDEVKPKSSERDGGKDERKRKHRESCQDRERPPVKEARRPPPPPSWLQRDLKVRFVDKAFKGGRYYNSKMRVEDVLTPTICVCRTEEGRVLDDVKQDMLETIIPKSECDSIMVVLGEHRGQVGRILQRDKNKCKAMVQLDRHDEKVFTLDYDTICHYVGAADR from the exons ATGGCGTCGCACGGGGAAGAAACAGGTTCCCCCAAGTCTGTTGTTTCTGGGGTCCAAATAGAGAGAAAACCCACGGCAGTGTCGTTTGGTTTTACCAAAACAGTTAGCAAATTCAAACCTTCGACTGGAGATGCTGCGGTCAAGAGAGATGACAGAGATTACTTGACCGGAATTGACAGAAAAGAATTGCAAAG TTCAAAACCATCCGAGAAGCCCAAAGAGCTCATAATCCCTCTGATCCAGAAGAACCGCTGGCACAGACCGGACCGAGCAGGCCAGAGCGTGGAGTGTAATGTTAGTGGAGGCAAAGCACAAGAAACAACACAAGCCAATGACTCTGTGGAGTCACAGGCTGTCAAAGAACTCATTGAAG ACTCCCGGAGGCAGCTTGAGCAGTGGCAAAATGGCCCTCAGTCAGAAAGCAACCCAAACCTTGCTATCCCCCTGTTGATGCAAAACAAAGTACCTGACGGCTTTGAGGATGGAGATCATGTGAAGGTGGATCTACGCCCTGAATCT TCGACAGAGGCAGATTACGATAGCGTTCCTGTTGAGGCTTATGGACTCGCTATGCTTAAAGGGATGGGCTGGAATAAAGAGGAAGGCATCGGACGCACCTTTAAGCA ACATGTGAAGCCAATCGAACACCAGCTCCGTCCAAAAGGTTTGGGTCTTGGAGCTGATCGTTCAGCGATAAAGGACCTGGAGCCCACCAGACATAAGCGCCCCCCCAAGCCAGGCGAGGAgcgagagaaggaggaggagctaGTGATGGGCCCAGGCGGCTGTGTCCTGGTGGAGTCGGGGGCACATAAAGACTTGTATGGCAAG ATTGAAGGCGTTGATGCAGACAACGCTCGAGTTGTGGTGAAGCTGGCCATTGGCGGCAGGTCAGCGACAATCAGCCAGTATGCTATTAAACTGGTTGGGCGCCAGGAATACGACAAAAACAGCAAAGACCTCA GTCGCCTCGGTAAAGCCCACAAAGACAAGGAAAAGGAGAAGGAGCAACAGAGAcgggaggagaaagagaggcgAAGTAATGGCGACGAGGTAAAACCCAAGTCTTCGGAAAGAGATGGAGGAAAagatgagaggaagaggaaacacaGAGAATCATGTCAAGACAG AGAGAGGCCTCCAGTGAAAGAGGCAAGGCGACCACCGCCCCCCCCCTCCTGGCTCCAGAGAGACTTGAAAGTTCGCTTTGTAGACAAAGCTTTCAAAGGGGGCAGGTACTACAACTCCAAG ATGCGTGTAGAGGATGTCCTGACACCgactatctgtgtgtgtcgaACTGAAGAGGGAAGAGTGTTAGACG ATGTGAAGCAGGACATGCTGGAAACCATTATTCCAAAAAGTGAATGTGATTCCATAATGGTTGTACTGGGCGAGCACAGAGGACAG GTCGGCCGTATTCTCCAACGGGACAAGAACAAGTGCAAAGCGATGGTTCAGCTCGACCGACATGATGAGAAAGTGTTCACACTGGATTATGACACCATTTGTCACTATGTAGGAGCAGCAGACCGCTGA
- the pqbp1 gene encoding polyglutamine-binding protein 1 — MPLPAALLARLAKRGIVKPSDQEVDEEIIAEDYDDNNVDYESTRVENLPPNWYKVFDPACGLPYYWNVETDLVAWLSPNDPTAVVTKPAKKIRVEGGDERVERPFEKPDRERERERDKDRERDRDRERDEGRDRDRRKLRREDTAPYSKNKRGRKDDEMDPMDPSAYSDAPRGNWSTGLPKRNEAKTGADTTAAGPLFQQRPYPSPGAVLRANAANQLPKE; from the exons ATGCCTCTACCTGCTGCACTGCTGGCCCGCTTGGCCAAGAGAGGGATTGTTAAACCATCAGACCAAG AGGTAGATGAGGAGATTATTGCCGAAGATTACGATGACAACAACGTAGATTACGAATCCACGAGAGTGGAGAATCTACCACCAAACTGGTATAAAGTGTTTGACCCTGCTTG TGGTCTTCCCTATTACTGGAATGTGGAGACAGATTTGGTGGCGTGGCTGTCCCCAAATGACCCAACTGCAGTGGTAACAAAACCTGCCAAGAAAATTAGAG TTGAGGGAGGAGATGAAAGAGTTGAGAGGCCGTTTGAGAAgccagacagagagcgagagcgggaaagagacaaagatcGGGAACGGGACAGAGACCGAGAGAGGGATGAagggagggacagagacagaagaaagcTAAGGAGAGAGGACACGGCTCCGTACAGTAAGAACAAAAGAG GGAGAAAAGATGATGAGATGGACCCCATGGATCCAAGTGCTTATTCTGATGCCCCAAG GGGCAATTGGTCAACCGGCCTTCCCAAGCGTAATGAAGCAAAGACGGGTGCAGATACCACAGCGGCGGGCCCCCTGTTCCAGCAGCGGCCCTACCCCAGTCCTGGAGCCGTGCTCCGGGCTAACGCAGCAAACCAACTACCCAAGGAGTAA
- the timm17b gene encoding mitochondrial import inner membrane translocase subunit Tim17-B has protein sequence MEEYAREPCPWRIVDDCGGAFTMGAIGGGVFQSIKGFRNAPAGVGQRLRGSANAVRIRAPQIGGSFAVWGGLFSTIDCGLVRLRGKEDPWNSITSGAMTGAILAARSGPLTMMGSAMMGGILLALIEGFGILLTRYTAQQFQNPIPFAEDPSQLPPKDGGQQQQQQQGAKGQFQ, from the exons ATGGAGGAATATGCCCGTGAACCTTG TCCCTGGAGAATAGTGGATGACTGTGGAGGTGCTTTCACCATGGGTGCAATTGGGGGAGGAGTGTTCCAGTCGATCAAGGGCTTTCGTAATGCCCCTGCA GGTGTTGGACAGAGACTGAGAGGAAGTGCAAACGCAGTGAGAATAAGAGCTCCACAGATTGGAG GTAGCTTTGCTGTGTGGGGAGGGCTCTTCTCCACAATCGACTGTGGTTTAGTTCGCCTGAGAGGGAAAGAGGATCCTTGGAACTCTATAACAAGCGGTGCCATGACTGGGGCCATCCTGGCAGCCCGCA gTGGGCCGTTAACTATGATGGGCTCTGCAATGATGGGGGGAATATTGCTCGCTCTCATTGAGGGTTTTGGGATCCTTCTAACCAGATATACAGCGCAGCAGTTTCAGAACC CTATTCCCTTTGCAGAGGACCCCAGTCAGTTACCTCCAAAGGATGgaggtcagcagcagcagcagcagcagggggcaAAGGGGCAGTTTCAGTAG